From Manihot esculenta cultivar AM560-2 chromosome 18, M.esculenta_v8, whole genome shotgun sequence:
ACTTCAAATAACATGTGTGTGCTACAGCTCCACCTAAGAATAATGACAGACTAACTTGtcaattagaaaaatatcttCCTATAGAATGAAGACCTTACTTCCTATAACTGTACTCCTATATGATGAAAAACCACCTTCAACTGGAGAATAAACCTTATTTGTCATTCAAGTTTTCAGATATATGATTATCCAATAGATTAAATTGAACATAATTTTGTTAGCAATTTCACAAAAGAAAGGACATCTTCTTATGTTCAGAATTTTTAAGTAATTCTTTTTGCTTCAATCAAATAACAACAATCAAATCAGATCGACATTTGTATCATACTATGAGCAGAAAAATCAGAAATACATTATAAAAGATAACTTAAAAGGTTCCAATGTCAATTTTAATGGTCAGAAATAATCATCATTAGCATTTTCATAACTTGTTTACCTCGACAACTGCTGATAATTGAATATAAAACAAAACCCAAAATGAAAAACAGGCATGATACAATACAAACTACCTTTGCTGCTTTTGCTACAagcttcttctctttctctgttaCAAACCACGTTCTTTTGGGGCGTGCAAAAATTTCATCCTTGTGTGTAATCAAATTCTCCGCCTGCACAAGCGCATGTACTTGCTCACCGCTTCTTAACAATAAGAATGATCATGACTGCAAAATACTTGTAATAGGCAGCAGAAAATCTAGCGCTACTAGTGATCCACACAATGCTAATGCAGGAAAATAATttcgaaaaaaaaatgaaaagctTCAAACATGATCCATCGAATAAGTGCATTATATTTTGGAAGACATCAATTGTAAAAAGCTGTCCAGATAGAGCATATGGGCAAGTACCTTTGTTGCTTCCATTTCCGCTTTTCTTAAAGCTCTCTCTTCCCTGCAGCATTTCAATATCTATAACTTCAGTCCAAATAAAGAATATCAATGCTTGGTTAAACAGCTTTGATAATGAACCCCAATCAAAACCTCTCTTCTTGAAGAATGGCAGCCACTTGGTCTTCCATTTGCTCAATTATCTGAGACCACTTAGCAATCGATTGCTCTGCAACAATACGGCTCTTCAACTTTGAACCTGCTCTCTTCGCCTAGTACATTGATAGAGCCAAGTAAGCCACATCAGGCTCAAACTGATGGTGTAGGAAAGAAAATTTGGAGAATGTTTCTATTTAATCATCCTGTGATAATTTTCCATGTTAAAAATCTGCAATAGCTAATTCCTTAGAGGATTCCTCATTCCTGTATTTAGAATATTAACATAGTAGAACCCAGAATCCACACAAGCCAAAACACTAAAATTCTAGTTTGTGCGAGTCTTTCTACCTAAACTTCACCAGTGACTGACTAGTCATGGTCACCAGTGCCAAAATCAATTAAGTAAACAACAGAAGGAAAAAAGATGTGGCATTGCCAAAACCACATGCAGTGTCCTAGGGAGAACTTTATGCAGCTAGACAGCTAAAAAGATAAGTACAAATTCAATGAATTTCTCAAAAGCTAATAAATATGCCTTAATGTTCCGTCCCACTCTATTGGCATATTTTGGAGGCAGTTTTTTACTAAGAATTAGGAGAAGCAATTTCTCAAGTCACAATGCAATTAGCAATTCAGCTAGCCAGCCAAAACACCTATAAAGTTCAGTGCTAGGACCTATGTAACCTTACCATTAACACTGTATACAACCATTTATTTTCGGAGGAGTGATGAAAATGTTATCTTATCATGACTTAGGATTGAGAACATACACATCTCctccaagaaaaagaaaataaaaagtatcATCAGAACCACTTATGGAGTTTGAGTTCAATCTCAAAATCTAATTATTCATAAACAAAGCAATAAAAACAATTTTTCAAGAAAACAGAATGGCGTAGGATAAATAGCATTGCTAAATTTGTGGCTCTATTAACTTACCATATTTCAACACACAAATAAAACAAATATGTTGTTGTATCTCTTACAAAAAGTTAAAAGCAAACAAGACTCAGAAGATGGAGGAAGAAAATGGCTCACAATGGCTTTTAAAAGAGACCGATCATTATCTGACACAAATGTTACTGCATAACCTTCTCTACCAGCTCTCGCTGTACGACCGACCCTATGAACATAGCTGTGCAGACAAACAGATAAACAGGAGATGCTATGATGAACTTGTACAGATATCAATATCAAGTAATGAAGAAATGTTCTAGTTAGCAACAAAGAAATATATCATGATCTAGCACCATCACGTAATAGTTCAGCATTCACCTTGTCAGATCCCGAGGACATGCATAATTAATAACTGTTTGAACACCAATAATGTCAAGTCCCTACAAAAAGTGATAAATAACATGTCACAGAAAAGAACACATCTCAAATTATCCAAATTCTGATACTACACCtgaaataaataggaaaatTTTGGAGTTGAGAAAAAGAGGCAAATAGACTTCAGCTCATATAGTATGAGAAAACATTTTGGCATTCAGTCATGACTTATAATTGACCTCAAAGCCCATCCACCAAAAAAACCCTTAAAACTTGGCCAAAgaaaaaattgttaaaaagGGGCAAGGAAGTAATGATGTAATGGACAAGCCATAACACAATGACATACAGAACTGCTAGTAAACTATAAGAAGATAATACATAGTATATCCACTCACACGAGCAGCTACATCAGTAGCAATCAAAAAATCGACTTGTTGCTTCCTGAAAAGTTCCAAAGCCTACACCAGGAAACCATTAGTCAATTTAAAGCCATGTAATGATCTTAATAAAGTGTCAAACTAAAGTGATCTAACATTTAGCACCTTGTTATAGGTCAACATATTCACAAAATAATTCTCTGATGGACCCAGACACACACTAACAGCCTTATACAGTAAGTTACTCACATCAAGACGCTGTACTTGTGTAAGATTTCCATGGAGCTCAGCAGCTTTAAAGCCAGCTAATCCAAACAAAATCTTCAACCTATGTGCAGCTTGTTTAGTACCACTGCCCAATGGAAAAATCAAATTGATCAGAACCAGATAATCAATAAATTCCAAGACTAATAGATATACTCAAACTGCGAGAAGATAGAATCTCGAACTTCCATTCTGACTGTTATTGAGGAACAAAACTCATTTTGAAAGTCACAGCGGTGACCCATCTCATCAGTAGGAAGAAAAAGCAAGTCATGCCAAAGTCTCAGAATTTTAGAACAACAGTTTTTTTCTTAACATTCTTTAACATGTTCCCCTTTGTTATAAAATAATGGTAAAATAAGATTCATATTGCTATTACTTTTAACATTTCCCTATCCTTCTTGTAAGTTTCAGCAAATATACTAATTCACTAATTCAGATGGACCTCCCCTAACATATGGATAGCCCAcacaaaatattattattcagAAACTGCAGTGAATTCAATACAAAAATACGTTAATTAAACTATAATAAGCAATAACAACCTGAAGATTATCACTTTAGATGTAAAAGTTTTTGAACACAGGGCAAGAAGAACAGCCTCCTGATTCACCTCACGCATTCTGCGGATCCTTACCACCCTGCAGAAAGCCATAATTTATGATaaggaaaaaaataagagaaagtgCATCTATTCATAACTCTAGAACTATTCTAAAGTGCAACCAATTACAATGAATCTCAAAGACAGGGGCACAACATGATCCAGACCGCGTAACTTTCTCttagaataataataaagaataaaGTAGGGCGAGTGGGATCAGAATGAGTTACTCCTCAGTCAATGTTGCTGGTCGTTTTGCAGATGGGTCAGCTGATAGACGCAGTGGCTTAGTCAGAGAAAGTTTGATAAGTTCATTAATTTCTTCAGTCATTGTAGCTGAGAAAAGCATGGTCTGCCTCCTTTTGGGACATAGCTTAACCTGCCAATAACACAGGGCACTCAATGCTAAGAGCAGCTAGTAATgacattataaatttttatcaagATAAATGATCAACAGGATCAAACTTTGGCGTACAAGGTGCACTTTCACAGTGTGTGTTAGAGATTACTGTTTTCAGTTATGGCACTATAAGGGCAAAACAATATAAGGTCAAGCGTACCAATTCCTGAATTTCAGCACTAAATCCAAGTTCCAGAAGACGATCCGCTTCATCAAGGATTAAAACTGCAAGATCATCCAAATCTACAGACATAGAATTGCGTAAATGATCTATCATTCGCCCTGGGGTAGCCACAACAATATCTGGCATTGATCTCAGGGCAGATTCTTGCACCTGAAATAAAAATGTCCACCATGCTATATTACAATTGAACATAGAGAAGCATAAAAGCATctacaaaatttatatatatatatataaaaaaaaagaacttgGTTTGCTTATTACAGTTATAAGTATAATAGAAGACATTTACTATTTTTcccaaaaaaaattatctttcatATTTGAAGTTTACAGATATcacataatttttcttttctgaaacTTAACTACTGTATCCATAAATTCCAGGAGCCCAACAATAATTCTAAACACGAAAGAAACTCTAGAATCCAAAAAGATAGACTGAGCTACATAATGTAGAAATCCAACAGACCTAGGAACAGAAGAATTTAAGGGGGGTTACTAAAAGCAACACTAGAAAATATCAATGTCGATTCACATGCAACCAGTAATTTATGgattaggcagttttaagagatGAAATTAATGAGCTGACCTTCGTAGAAAGCCCACCAACAATCAAACAACATCTAATATCTGTATATTGCGATAGTTTCTCTATCATACTGTGAACCCTGCATTACACGCATAATATAAAGTCAAACATTGATTAACTACTTAATAAGGTAAAGCTTATACGAAGAAAAGTAAACATTATAATGCATAATGAAATATCTCAACAAACACCTTTctacaaaaaaaaatcatgtctCAAATGAGAACTATAATTTACCCTGGACCTGTCTCAACATGTCTATTAAACATATGAAATAATGTACAACATGGGAAACGTAATACTCACTGAACCGCCAACTCTCTGGTTGGTGTGAGAATGAGGACCCTTATTGCTTGAACACGTTTTGGACGAAACAGTAATCTCTCCAGAGTAGGTAATGCAAAGGCAGCTGTCTGCAAGATTGAAGGACAAAAAAGATTAAGAGTTTGTTTAGTTCAAAAAAATTGCAAGGAATATGATGGGTATAGACTAACTATTTCTAGATTtagttcaaattaaattttgaataccATTTCCTGAAACAGCAAATTTCataatttgatatattttattatgttttaaaatatgcAAGGACTATAATacaaagtaaatatttttaaattagtatgatataaacttaaaatattggCCAGTAAAATATCCTAACTATTCCATTTCATGAACTAAATAAACCCTAATTTCCTAAGTCACTAGCAATCAATTGCAACAGTTACagttataaatataattgaaattcaACAAAAAAATACCTTCCCGGAGCCAGTAATCGCACTTCCGCAAATATCACGGCCGGTGAGTGCCAGTGGTATACAAGCAGCCTACAGAAAAACCCTATACTTCAACAACCTaagaagaaatgaaaaaccttctaGAAGAAAGTGAAATCGAAAGTAA
This genomic window contains:
- the LOC110606497 gene encoding DEAD-box ATP-dependent RNA helicase 28 isoform X2, which produces MAESFIFEAPSDEEPELSHHEEEEEEEEEDYVDDEQEEEEEEEAASKKKPSNRHTQSPWDFASYSESVAEEHARRSTTSVDYKISRALQHRSVPITAPSADAASDSDSEPDKQEDYKSEEDVDGASNADGSKSFFAPAEGASFHANSFMELNLSRPLLRACEALGYTKPTPIQAACIPLALTGRDICGSAITGSGKTAAFALPTLERLLFRPKRVQAIRVLILTPTRELAVQVHSMIEKLSQYTDIRCCLIVGGLSTKVQESALRSMPDIVVATPGRMIDHLRNSMSVDLDDLAVLILDEADRLLELGFSAEIQELVKLCPKRRQTMLFSATMTEEINELIKLSLTKPLRLSADPSAKRPATLTEEVVRIRRMREVNQEAVLLALCSKTFTSKVIIFSGTKQAAHRLKILFGLAGFKAAELHGNLTQVQRLDALELFRKQQVDFLIATDVAARGLDIIGVQTVINYACPRDLTSYVHRVGRTARAGREGYAVTFVSDNDRSLLKAIAKRAGSKLKSRIVAEQSIAKWSQIIEQMEDQVAAILQEEREERALRKAEMEATKAENLITHKDEIFARPKRTWFVTEKEKKLVAKAAKASKEKEKSSGNEVMSAQQAEELKLKEKRKREREKILPRKKRRKLQAAREMLEDEDQIEKSEGSGKNKKVKAGMSLVDLGYRRAKAAKAVKRALDSGKIVHKAGKKSKRLPERTQSRTEEMRELFQSDMTEKKRTKSSGGTRSKKSKNSFKSKSRYKRR
- the LOC110606497 gene encoding DEAD-box ATP-dependent RNA helicase 28 isoform X1, coding for MAESFIFEAPSDEEPELSHHEEEEEEEEEDYVDDEQEEEEEEEAASKKKPSNRHTQSPWDFASYSESVAEEHARRSTTSVDYKISRALQHRSVPITAPSADAASDSDSEPDKQEDYKSEEDVDGASNADGSKSFFAPAEGASFHANSFMELNLSRPLLRACEALGYTKPTPIQAACIPLALTGRDICGSAITGSGKTAAFALPTLERLLFRPKRVQAIRVLILTPTRELAVQVHSMIEKLSQYTDIRCCLIVGGLSTKVQESALRSMPDIVVATPGRMIDHLRNSMSVDLDDLAVLILDEADRLLELGFSAEIQELVKLCPKRRQTMLFSATMTEEINELIKLSLTKPLRLSADPSAKRPATLTEEVVRIRRMREVNQEAVLLALCSKTFTSKVIIFSGTKQAAHRLKILFGLAGFKAAELHGNLTQVQRLDALELFRKQQVDFLIATDVAARGLDIIGVQTVINYACPRDLTSYVHRVGRTARAGREGYAVTFVSDNDRSLLKAIAKRAGSKLKSRIVAEQSIAKWSQIIEQMEDQVAAILQEEREERALRKAEMEATKAENLITHKDEIFARPKRTWFVTEKEKKLVAKAAKVASKEKEKSSGNEVMSAQQAEELKLKEKRKREREKILPRKKRRKLQAAREMLEDEDQIEKSEGSGKNKKVKAGMSLVDLGYRRAKAAKAVKRALDSGKIVHKAGKKSKRLPERTQSRTEEMRELFQSDMTEKKRTKSSGGTRSKKSKNSFKSKSRYKRR